From a region of the Paenibacillus segetis genome:
- a CDS encoding Lrp/AsnC family transcriptional regulator, with the protein MKQLSELKLKVLDLLKEDARRDPSLLATLLGVTSEEVTEAINELEEDRVIVKYATVINSSKLDDEKVTALIEVQITPERGRGFEAIAERIYLFPQVMSVYLMSGAYDLLVEVEGRNLKEVASFVSDKLSPLESVLSTKTHFILKKYKQDGIIFEDPEEDRRLLISP; encoded by the coding sequence ATGAAACAATTGAGCGAATTGAAGCTGAAAGTGCTGGATCTTCTGAAAGAAGATGCTCGCCGAGATCCAAGCTTGCTAGCAACTCTTCTCGGTGTGACTTCGGAAGAAGTGACGGAAGCAATCAACGAGTTGGAAGAGGATCGAGTGATCGTGAAGTATGCGACAGTTATCAACTCGAGCAAATTGGATGATGAGAAGGTAACTGCGCTGATTGAGGTGCAGATTACTCCTGAGCGTGGGCGTGGATTTGAGGCAATAGCGGAACGGATTTATTTGTTCCCACAAGTGATGTCGGTCTATCTTATGTCGGGTGCTTACGATCTGCTTGTCGAAGTGGAAGGACGCAACTTGAAAGAGGTGGCCAGCTTTGTATCTGATAAACTGTCCCCGTTGGAATCGGTATTATCTACTAAAACACACTTTATTCTTAAGAAGTACAAACAAGATGGCATCATCTTCGAAGATCCTGAGGAAGATCGTCGTCTGTTGATTTCTCCGTAA
- a CDS encoding aminotransferase class I/II-fold pyridoxal phosphate-dependent enzyme yields MSENTQQSSQENNQSMTNYLAPRVREIQPSGIRRFFDLASGSKDIITLGVGEPDFITPWHVREACVYSLERGYTSYTSNAGTPELREAIGEYLYNSFDVKYNPKDEILVTVGGSEAIDLALRALIEPGDEILIPVPCYISYSPIVAIGGGVPIEIETNAQDSFKLKADQLLDKITPKSKVLILNYPNNPTGGIMTYEDWLPIAKLVEENDLIVISDEIYSELTYGQKHVSFASLPGMKDRTILVNGFSKAFAMTGWRMGYACGHPELIYAMLKIHQYTVMCAPVMGQVAALEALKNGLEEKNHMVESYNQRRRLVVQGLRDIGLSCHEPEGAFYAFPSIQSTGLTSDEFAQRLLMEAKVAAVPGNVFGAGGEGFLRCSYATSVSQLSEALNRMGQFIHKLKQG; encoded by the coding sequence ATGAGTGAAAATACACAACAATCGTCTCAAGAGAATAATCAATCTATGACCAATTATTTGGCTCCACGTGTAAGAGAAATCCAACCTTCAGGAATACGACGGTTTTTTGATCTAGCAAGTGGGAGTAAAGATATTATTACACTTGGTGTGGGTGAACCCGATTTCATCACACCTTGGCATGTACGTGAAGCATGTGTGTATTCCCTGGAAAGAGGGTACACCAGTTATACCTCAAATGCAGGTACTCCAGAACTTCGTGAGGCGATAGGAGAGTATCTGTATAATAGTTTTGATGTGAAATACAATCCAAAGGATGAAATCCTCGTTACCGTCGGTGGTAGTGAAGCGATTGATCTTGCTCTGCGGGCATTGATTGAACCTGGAGACGAGATCTTAATTCCAGTACCTTGTTATATTTCATATTCTCCGATTGTTGCTATTGGCGGCGGAGTACCTATTGAAATTGAAACAAATGCACAGGATAGCTTTAAGCTAAAGGCTGATCAACTTCTTGATAAGATTACACCTAAATCAAAAGTGTTGATACTGAATTACCCTAATAACCCAACGGGCGGGATTATGACTTACGAGGATTGGCTGCCTATTGCAAAATTAGTGGAAGAAAATGATCTAATCGTCATTTCTGATGAAATTTATTCCGAGCTGACTTATGGGCAAAAGCATGTTAGTTTTGCTTCACTTCCGGGAATGAAGGATCGTACCATTCTGGTAAATGGGTTCTCCAAGGCATTCGCCATGACCGGATGGCGTATGGGTTATGCTTGCGGTCATCCTGAACTGATCTATGCTATGCTCAAAATCCATCAATACACTGTAATGTGTGCTCCGGTAATGGGTCAAGTGGCTGCGCTAGAAGCGTTGAAGAATGGGCTAGAAGAGAAAAATCATATGGTTGAATCCTACAACCAACGTAGGAGATTAGTTGTTCAAGGGTTGCGAGACATCGGTTTATCTTGTCATGAACCCGAGGGTGCATTTTATGCCTTCCCAAGCATACAGAGCACAGGACTGACATCAGATGAGTTCGCTCAGCGACTGCTTATGGAAGCTAAAGTGGCAGCTGTTCCCGGTAATGTGTTTGGGGCTGGTGGAGAAGGTTTCTTGCGTTGTTCGTATGCGACCAGCGTCAGTCAGCTTAGTGAAGCACTAAATCGAATGGGCCAATTTATTCACAAGTTAAAACAAGGCTAG
- a CDS encoding aspartyl-phosphate phosphatase Spo0E family protein, producing the protein MSSYIAEGKNSNRSNNSRLSSPEAVSLEDEIHQLRCKMERIFSQEKSFTSDNVIEISSLLDLKINEFMKTRKTK; encoded by the coding sequence ATGAGCTCTTATATTGCTGAAGGCAAGAATTCAAATCGGAGCAATAATAGTCGATTGAGCTCCCCGGAAGCTGTTTCTTTAGAAGATGAAATCCATCAACTTCGGTGCAAAATGGAGCGTATATTTTCTCAGGAAAAATCCTTTACTTCGGATAATGTAATTGAAATCAGCAGCTTACTAGATTTAAAAATTAATGAATTTATGAAGACCCGGAAGACTAAATAA
- a CDS encoding cob(I)yrinic acid a,c-diamide adenosyltransferase: MTIYTRTGDEGKTSVIGGRVLKDDDRVEAYGTIDELNCFVGQAISIADPETFADLREDLLLIQHELFDCGSDLAFVRIKEERYKVGQELAERLESWIDRYEGENPALEKFILPGGTGLASLLHVCRTVCRRAERRTVTLSHQLEINPEVLKYLNRLSDFFFAVARTANARVEVQDIEYVRSGKVFRN, encoded by the coding sequence ATGACGATTTATACTCGGACCGGTGACGAAGGAAAGACCTCGGTAATCGGAGGAAGAGTTCTTAAAGACGATGATAGAGTTGAAGCTTACGGTACGATCGATGAGCTGAATTGTTTTGTAGGGCAGGCAATTAGTATAGCAGATCCAGAGACTTTCGCTGATTTGCGGGAAGACTTGCTTCTAATACAACATGAGCTGTTTGATTGTGGGTCTGATCTTGCTTTTGTCCGGATTAAAGAGGAACGCTATAAGGTAGGACAAGAACTGGCTGAACGATTAGAGTCGTGGATTGATCGTTATGAAGGGGAGAATCCCGCATTAGAGAAGTTCATACTACCAGGTGGTACGGGGCTAGCTTCATTATTGCATGTTTGCAGGACGGTATGTCGCCGCGCGGAACGGAGAACCGTGACTTTAAGTCACCAGTTGGAGATTAATCCTGAGGTGCTCAAGTATTTGAATAGACTCTCCGATTTTTTCTTCGCGGTAGCAAGGACTGCAAATGCGCGGGTTGAAGTGCAGGATATTGAATATGTACGGAGTGGGAAGGTGTTCCGCAACTAA
- a CDS encoding RluA family pseudouridine synthase, whose amino-acid sequence MADYYEPITYEVTEQENGWILKTVLQKRLGVSRKLLSKIKLTERGVTLNGERVYISVTVKTGDLVAITLEKETSEDILSQPIPFNTVFEDDSLLIVNKDPGIIVHPTHGHYTDTLANGVVHYWQEKGEMFRFRPVHRLDQDTSGLLAIAKNAYVHQHISEQLIAGQVAKKYAAIVHGCPEPLKGVIEGPIDRDPEEPHRRIVIETGYPAITWYKTLASFKRGALVELILGTGRTHQIRVHMTSLGHPLIGDKMYRMPGLETMDDQESEGIEALDRLIPRQALHACELGFRHPITGEPLLFKAPLPDDMEQLRNKLADDLNTGGLT is encoded by the coding sequence ATGGCAGATTATTATGAACCGATAACATATGAAGTAACCGAACAGGAGAATGGGTGGATACTTAAAACGGTCTTGCAAAAAAGACTAGGAGTATCTCGTAAGCTACTGTCTAAGATTAAGCTCACAGAACGAGGAGTCACGCTGAATGGAGAAAGAGTCTATATTAGCGTGACTGTGAAAACGGGGGACCTTGTCGCGATTACACTGGAAAAAGAGACATCGGAGGATATCTTATCACAGCCGATTCCCTTTAATACGGTATTTGAAGATGATTCATTATTGATCGTAAACAAAGATCCAGGAATTATTGTCCATCCGACGCATGGACATTACACTGATACACTAGCGAACGGAGTTGTACATTATTGGCAGGAGAAGGGCGAAATGTTTCGCTTTCGTCCTGTGCATCGCTTAGATCAAGATACGAGTGGGCTGCTTGCGATTGCCAAGAATGCCTATGTACATCAGCATATTTCTGAGCAATTGATTGCAGGTCAGGTTGCGAAGAAGTATGCTGCAATCGTTCATGGTTGCCCGGAGCCATTGAAAGGTGTTATCGAAGGACCAATAGACCGAGATCCGGAAGAACCGCATCGACGAATTGTGATTGAAACAGGGTACCCAGCGATAACATGGTATAAAACTTTGGCCTCTTTTAAGCGAGGGGCACTTGTCGAACTTATCTTAGGTACGGGGAGAACCCATCAAATTCGTGTGCACATGACATCGCTCGGTCACCCGTTGATCGGCGACAAAATGTATAGGATGCCTGGGTTAGAAACGATGGATGATCAGGAGAGCGAGGGTATAGAGGCATTGGATCGTTTAATTCCTCGTCAAGCCTTACACGCTTGTGAACTTGGTTTTCGTCATCCTATTACGGGTGAACCACTTCTGTTCAAGGCACCACTACCCGATGATATGGAACAATTGAGAAACAAACTTGCAGATGATTTAAATACAGGAGGATTAACATAA
- a CDS encoding arsenate reductase family protein, protein MSQLIIFQYPKCSTCRNAMKWLEAKGHTLDSRHIVETPPTETELSEMIDLSGFELKKFFNTSGEVYKQLGLKDKLSGMSREEQIALLASNGMLIKRPLVSDGKTVTVGFKEAEYEQVWG, encoded by the coding sequence ATGAGTCAGCTTATTATTTTCCAATATCCGAAATGCAGCACATGCCGTAACGCTATGAAATGGTTAGAAGCTAAGGGGCATACACTAGATTCCAGACATATCGTAGAGACACCGCCCACAGAGACTGAACTCTCGGAAATGATTGATCTTAGTGGATTTGAATTGAAGAAGTTCTTTAACACAAGCGGTGAAGTTTATAAACAATTAGGGCTAAAGGACAAGCTCTCAGGGATGTCACGCGAGGAACAAATCGCGCTACTGGCTAGTAATGGCATGTTGATTAAACGGCCGCTCGTGAGCGATGGTAAGACAGTTACCGTCGGATTCAAAGAAGCTGAGTATGAGCAGGTCTGGGGTTAA
- a CDS encoding 5'-3' exonuclease, with protein sequence MDFKGNDQDRILLVDGMALMFRAFYASAATGYIRRTKAGIPTNAVYGFMRYFWDAVQKFNPTHIACCWDLGGKTFRSGQFAAYKGNRSDAPDELIPQFDIIRDVMDSLDIPNISSVGYEADDCIGTLAAKFSEEMDVLILTGDHDMLQLVSPKTSVIIMKKGVGNYMVYTPDSLMEEKNLTPIQIIDLKGLMGDTSDNYPGVRGIGEKTALKLVQEYGSIEAILANLDGLTKSVRTKIEADLEMLHLCRGLAQIRCDVELVCSSDSCRFELNPVQVVSKFEELEMASVCSWMGVAVV encoded by the coding sequence GTGGATTTTAAAGGGAACGATCAAGATAGAATTTTATTGGTGGATGGGATGGCACTAATGTTTCGTGCCTTTTATGCTTCGGCTGCCACAGGATACATTCGCCGGACGAAGGCAGGCATTCCAACGAATGCTGTGTATGGATTTATGCGTTATTTTTGGGATGCTGTACAGAAGTTTAATCCTACGCATATCGCTTGCTGCTGGGATCTTGGCGGCAAGACTTTTCGAAGTGGACAATTTGCTGCATATAAAGGGAATCGTTCTGATGCCCCGGATGAATTGATTCCGCAATTTGATATTATTCGTGATGTGATGGATAGCCTCGATATACCTAACATTAGCTCTGTAGGCTATGAGGCAGATGATTGTATCGGTACACTTGCAGCTAAGTTTAGTGAGGAAATGGATGTCCTGATATTAACGGGCGATCATGATATGCTGCAACTCGTAAGTCCAAAGACGAGCGTTATCATCATGAAAAAAGGTGTGGGCAATTATATGGTGTACACTCCTGATAGCTTGATGGAAGAGAAAAACCTGACCCCAATTCAGATCATTGATCTTAAAGGTCTGATGGGAGACACTAGCGACAACTATCCTGGTGTTCGTGGTATTGGTGAGAAGACGGCGTTGAAGCTGGTACAGGAATATGGCTCTATAGAGGCGATTCTTGCAAATTTGGATGGATTGACCAAGTCGGTTCGTACCAAGATTGAAGCTGATCTCGAGATGCTCCATCTATGTAGAGGGCTTGCGCAGATTCGCTGCGATGTTGAGCTCGTTTGTAGTTCAGACTCTTGCCGGTTTGAGCTTAATCCGGTACAGGTTGTCTCCAAGTTTGAAGAGCTAGAGATGGCAAGTGTATGTTCTTGGATGGGGGTAGCTGTGGTTTAA
- a CDS encoding DUF3055 domain-containing protein: MTNPQHDLDFLSDSTESTSTRFVTFVGHSMKRFDLAVTTTNRFYGKKLVTDLQNGRTAILGSDDLEEAGYLEHIFKIDAEEGDELRIFLHQVIGEPYFTD; this comes from the coding sequence ATGACTAATCCTCAACACGACTTAGATTTTTTATCTGATAGTACGGAGAGTACCTCCACAAGATTCGTTACCTTTGTCGGACACTCGATGAAACGATTTGATCTGGCTGTCACGACTACAAACCGTTTCTACGGGAAGAAGCTCGTAACCGACTTACAGAACGGTAGAACAGCCATTCTTGGTAGTGATGATCTAGAAGAAGCAGGATATCTGGAGCATATATTCAAAATCGATGCAGAAGAAGGAGATGAATTACGTATTTTTCTGCATCAAGTTATAGGGGAGCCCTACTTTACAGACTGA
- a CDS encoding HRDC domain-containing protein, giving the protein MRVVFLNSLEKKEDRKISCAAQVWIGEEDGIWRMGWNEVKDEEEQEHIWYEGVSWSEMLHVYRHRLVMKLSEGFRPVIEGIWDEKEDLHGRGMTAQKLVCYSELNGNEPLYLELCSWRRKKASSERKVPYLIASNRLLRLISVFCPQTMEELLQLPGFGENKAKEYGMELLEMTQVIERTTSFPLDWALLELDEETFRSWLYKQKEAKFRAEMEKFTTRRNVLEYINEGLCVEQIAIRAGIERREAVELLEDLEKDGYNTDHLIETELKEMPDGEQVAVWKAYEEMGDTFLKPVLQRVYGQEAAEGSNLEKLYERLRLIRIRYRRQRESVRSAG; this is encoded by the coding sequence ATGCGAGTTGTGTTCTTAAACAGCTTGGAGAAAAAGGAAGACCGTAAAATTTCATGTGCTGCGCAAGTGTGGATTGGAGAGGAAGACGGAATTTGGCGGATGGGCTGGAATGAAGTAAAGGATGAGGAAGAGCAGGAGCATATATGGTACGAAGGAGTGTCCTGGTCAGAAATGTTGCATGTGTATCGTCATCGACTCGTCATGAAGTTAAGTGAAGGCTTTCGTCCGGTCATAGAAGGTATTTGGGATGAGAAGGAAGATTTACATGGACGTGGCATGACAGCTCAGAAGTTAGTTTGTTATAGCGAATTAAATGGGAATGAGCCGCTGTATCTCGAACTATGTTCTTGGCGGAGGAAGAAAGCTTCATCAGAACGGAAGGTTCCCTATCTGATTGCCAGTAATCGATTGCTCAGGCTGATTAGTGTGTTTTGTCCACAAACGATGGAAGAGTTGCTACAACTGCCAGGGTTCGGTGAGAATAAAGCGAAGGAATATGGAATGGAATTGCTTGAGATGACTCAAGTTATTGAGCGGACGACATCTTTTCCACTAGACTGGGCCTTATTAGAGCTTGATGAGGAAACGTTCCGCTCCTGGCTTTATAAGCAAAAGGAAGCTAAATTTCGAGCAGAGATGGAGAAATTCACGACTCGTCGGAATGTGCTGGAGTATATTAATGAAGGTCTATGCGTAGAACAAATCGCCATACGCGCCGGAATTGAACGAAGAGAAGCTGTGGAATTACTAGAGGATTTAGAGAAGGATGGATATAACACGGATCATTTGATAGAAACAGAATTAAAGGAGATGCCGGATGGCGAACAAGTAGCCGTATGGAAGGCGTACGAAGAGATGGGGGATACCTTTCTGAAACCTGTATTGCAGCGGGTATATGGTCAAGAGGCAGCAGAGGGGAGTAATCTGGAGAAATTATATGAACGACTCCGCTTAATTCGCATACGTTATCGCCGTCAACGAGAATCTGTCCGCAGCGCAGGGTAG
- the corA gene encoding magnesium/cobalt transporter CorA: MKIRHVQAGVFTTVEDVETTTVAPEEGFYWIDADVEDLALLQPLFSLHDLAVEDCLTEEEQRPKIETYDNHYFIVVNSIRYDDEEIFLRALSLFLGRHYIITVTKQKINELRAVKPILWDQEVSEPDRFLYLLIDLVVDNYFTVGDRIEYKIEKLEEDILMHTKRSHLSEIIGLRSEILWLKKMLGPQKEVINILNKKDLRLIDDQLQKYFSDIYENAVKISENFDTFRELMGNLREAYQSAIANRANEIMRVFTAITTIFIPLTLITGIYGMNFDNMPELHGKYSYFIVIGIMVTAGAGMFYLFRKRDWI; this comes from the coding sequence ATGAAAATTCGTCACGTACAAGCTGGCGTATTCACGACTGTCGAAGACGTAGAAACTACGACTGTTGCTCCAGAAGAAGGCTTTTACTGGATTGATGCAGATGTAGAGGATCTTGCACTGCTGCAGCCTCTTTTCTCGTTGCATGATTTAGCAGTGGAGGACTGTCTTACAGAAGAAGAACAGCGTCCGAAAATTGAAACTTATGATAATCATTATTTTATTGTTGTAAATAGCATTCGATATGATGACGAAGAAATTTTTCTGCGTGCGCTGAGCCTTTTCCTAGGTCGTCATTACATCATCACTGTAACGAAACAAAAGATTAACGAGCTGCGGGCAGTGAAGCCTATCCTATGGGATCAAGAAGTAAGCGAACCTGACCGTTTCCTCTATCTGCTCATCGACCTTGTAGTTGATAATTACTTTACAGTAGGCGACCGGATTGAGTACAAAATCGAGAAACTGGAAGAAGATATCCTCATGCATACCAAACGCTCTCATCTGAGTGAAATTATCGGTCTGCGAAGCGAGATTCTTTGGCTCAAAAAAATGCTTGGCCCACAAAAAGAAGTTATAAATATTTTAAATAAAAAAGATCTACGTCTGATCGACGACCAACTGCAAAAGTATTTCAGCGATATTTATGAGAATGCTGTAAAAATATCTGAAAACTTTGATACTTTCCGCGAATTGATGGGCAACTTACGTGAAGCCTATCAGTCAGCCATCGCCAATCGTGCGAATGAAATCATGCGTGTTTTTACTGCGATCACGACCATATTTATTCCACTTACTTTGATTACAGGTATTTATGGAATGAACTTTGACAACATGCCAGAACTTCATGGGAAATACAGTTATTTTATCGTTATTGGCATTATGGTCACTGCTGGTGCAGGAATGTTTTATCTGTTCCGCAAGCGTGATTGGATATGA
- the metA gene encoding homoserine O-acetyltransferase MetA, with protein sequence MPIKIPDHLPAKEVLENENIFVMDESRAYRQDIRPLRIAILNLMPTKETTESQILRLLGNTPLQVEIVLLHPRSHTSRNTSAEHLEMFYKTFDEIKNRRFDGMIVTGAPVEQMEFEEVNYWEELQEIFEWSKTHVTSTLHICWAAQAGLYHHFGVQKTYLEKKCFGVFSHRINIPNVKLLFGFDEGFHVPHSRHTDVERADIEANPELHILAESPEAGIYLVATRDGKQIFVTGHSEYDPWSLKWEYDRDIAKGLEIELPVNYYPNNDPSLDPPSTWRAHANLLFSNWLNYYVYQETPYDIDQQTEFVYQI encoded by the coding sequence ATGCCGATTAAAATCCCTGATCATTTACCCGCCAAAGAAGTGCTTGAAAATGAGAATATTTTTGTAATGGATGAGAGTCGGGCTTATCGTCAGGACATTCGACCTTTGCGGATTGCTATTCTGAATCTGATGCCGACAAAGGAAACGACAGAGTCTCAAATTTTACGGTTACTCGGAAATACGCCACTTCAAGTAGAGATTGTGTTGCTTCATCCTCGTTCACACACATCGAGGAATACATCTGCAGAACATCTGGAGATGTTCTATAAAACGTTCGATGAGATTAAGAATCGTCGTTTTGACGGGATGATTGTAACGGGTGCTCCTGTTGAACAAATGGAATTTGAAGAAGTGAACTATTGGGAAGAGCTACAAGAAATTTTTGAATGGAGCAAAACTCACGTCACCTCAACATTACACATTTGTTGGGCTGCTCAAGCAGGCTTATATCATCACTTTGGTGTACAAAAAACTTACCTTGAGAAAAAATGTTTCGGCGTGTTTTCACATCGTATTAACATTCCTAATGTTAAATTGCTATTCGGATTTGATGAGGGTTTTCATGTTCCACATTCCCGTCATACGGATGTTGAACGCGCAGATATCGAGGCTAACCCTGAACTGCATATTTTGGCTGAGTCACCGGAAGCAGGTATCTATCTCGTAGCAACCCGTGATGGTAAGCAGATTTTCGTAACGGGTCATTCGGAATATGATCCTTGGTCACTGAAGTGGGAATATGATCGGGATATCGCCAAGGGACTTGAAATTGAATTGCCTGTTAATTACTATCCAAATAACGATCCTTCACTTGATCCGCCTTCAACATGGCGAGCACATGCTAACTTATTATTTTCCAATTGGCTCAATTACTATGTGTATCAGGAAACACCTTATGATATAGACCAGCAAACGGAGTTTGTTTATCAAATTTAA
- a CDS encoding PLP-dependent transferase: MADKTLRIESKLAQIGSIEEPVTGAVNYPIYQATAFRHPRLGQSTGFDYARTKSPTRKVLEDAAAVLEAGDAGFACSSGMAALQTVFTLFSQGDHLIVSLDLYGGTYRLLEQILSKYGVTASYVDTNDLDALESVRKPNTKAVFIETPTNPLMMVTDIEAVTSWAHVHDIITIVDNTLLTPFFQRPLELGADIVVHSATKYLGGHNDVLAGLIVTKDEKLSKEIGFLHNSIGAVLSPTDSYQLMRGMKTLALRMERHESNALAMAKYLEKHPQIAEVFHPGLPGHPGYEIQNKQSSGNTGIFSFKVTDARFVEPVLRHLQLIAFAESLGGVESLMTYPAVQTHADIPLEIREAVGVDDRLLRFSVGIEHIDDLIEDLGRALEAARVEVEGGINHG; the protein is encoded by the coding sequence GTGGCGGACAAAACATTGCGTATTGAAAGTAAGCTTGCACAAATTGGCTCTATAGAGGAACCGGTGACAGGAGCTGTCAATTATCCTATTTATCAGGCGACCGCTTTTCGACACCCTAGATTAGGGCAAAGTACAGGATTTGATTATGCACGAACAAAGAGCCCGACTCGTAAGGTGTTGGAAGATGCGGCAGCGGTGTTAGAAGCCGGTGATGCTGGTTTTGCCTGTAGCTCTGGGATGGCAGCACTGCAAACCGTGTTTACCTTGTTCTCACAAGGTGATCATCTCATTGTATCGCTCGATTTGTATGGTGGGACATATCGTCTACTTGAGCAGATTTTGTCTAAGTACGGTGTAACGGCTTCTTATGTTGATACGAACGATTTAGATGCGCTTGAAAGTGTGCGTAAACCCAACACCAAAGCAGTGTTTATTGAAACACCAACGAACCCTCTTATGATGGTGACCGATATTGAAGCAGTAACTAGCTGGGCACATGTACATGACATTATTACAATCGTAGATAATACGTTACTAACTCCATTCTTCCAGCGTCCACTGGAACTTGGAGCGGATATTGTCGTTCATAGTGCAACGAAGTATTTAGGTGGGCATAATGATGTACTTGCCGGACTGATCGTGACAAAAGATGAGAAACTATCCAAAGAAATTGGCTTTCTACATAATTCCATTGGTGCAGTTCTCAGCCCTACCGACTCTTATCAGCTCATGCGAGGAATGAAGACATTAGCGCTGCGGATGGAGCGTCATGAAAGTAATGCACTGGCAATGGCAAAATATTTAGAGAAGCATCCGCAAATCGCAGAGGTATTCCATCCTGGGCTTCCGGGACATCCGGGATATGAGATTCAAAACAAACAATCGAGCGGAAATACAGGGATTTTCTCATTTAAAGTGACAGATGCTCGGTTTGTTGAGCCAGTACTTCGCCATCTGCAACTGATCGCCTTTGCGGAAAGTCTAGGTGGAGTCGAATCACTTATGACTTATCCTGCGGTACAGACACATGCTGATATTCCGCTTGAAATTCGTGAAGCTGTTGGCGTAGATGATCGGTTGCTGCGTTTCTCGGTTGGTATCGAACACATTGACGATTTAATCGAGGATTTAGGCAGGGCATTAGAAGCAGCACGTGTGGAAGTTGAAGGAGGAATTAACCATGGGTGA
- a CDS encoding trans-sulfuration enzyme family protein yields MGDRTNHNENSEGPVKKFDTKLIHFGSEVDSTTGASSVPIYQASTFHHHDIFNPPIHDYSRSGNPTRQALEDYIAVLEGGVRGFAFSSGMSAISSTFMMLSAGDHIIVTEDVYGGTYRLLTTILSRMGIESTFVDMTQVEQVKAALKPNTKAVYMETPSNPTLKITDIAEIAAWCQQNDLLSIVDNTFMTPYYQRPIELGVDIVLHSATKFLGGHSDVLAGLAVVRTEELGNRLKYMQNGLGTVLGAQDSWLLIRGMKTLSARMAHSEISSRKLADWLSTRHDIEAVFYPGLPNHPGREVHEKQSTGYGAVVSFDVGSGERAKRVLNEVKLPLVAVSLGAVESILSYPAMMSHASMPKEVRSERGITDGLLRFSVGLEDIDDLIADLEQALENN; encoded by the coding sequence ATGGGTGACCGCACGAATCACAACGAAAATTCAGAAGGTCCGGTGAAGAAGTTTGACACAAAACTGATTCATTTTGGTAGCGAAGTAGATAGTACCACGGGAGCATCCAGCGTACCGATCTATCAGGCGTCCACATTCCACCATCATGATATTTTTAATCCCCCTATACATGATTACAGTCGCTCGGGGAACCCAACGCGTCAAGCACTGGAAGACTATATCGCTGTGTTAGAAGGCGGAGTACGAGGATTTGCATTCTCTAGTGGAATGTCGGCGATTTCGAGTACATTTATGATGTTATCCGCTGGGGATCACATCATTGTAACAGAGGATGTATACGGTGGTACCTACCGCCTGTTAACAACAATACTTAGCCGGATGGGTATTGAGTCTACGTTTGTTGATATGACACAAGTGGAGCAGGTCAAAGCGGCATTAAAGCCAAATACAAAAGCTGTTTATATGGAGACACCATCCAACCCTACATTGAAAATAACGGATATAGCAGAGATAGCTGCTTGGTGTCAGCAAAATGATTTGCTTAGTATTGTGGACAATACGTTTATGACCCCATATTATCAACGGCCGATTGAACTTGGTGTTGATATTGTATTACACAGTGCTACCAAGTTTCTTGGCGGACATAGCGATGTGCTTGCTGGGCTTGCAGTCGTACGCACCGAAGAGCTGGGTAATCGTCTTAAATACATGCAAAATGGACTTGGAACCGTACTGGGGGCACAAGATTCATGGTTGTTGATACGTGGTATGAAGACGTTATCCGCCCGGATGGCACACAGTGAAATCAGCTCTCGTAAGCTGGCAGATTGGTTATCAACTCGCCATGATATCGAAGCGGTGTTCTATCCTGGGTTGCCGAACCATCCAGGCCGTGAAGTACATGAGAAGCAGTCCACTGGGTACGGTGCGGTAGTCTCTTTTGACGTCGGATCAGGTGAACGTGCGAAGCGGGTACTTAATGAAGTTAAACTACCGCTAGTTGCCGTTAGCCTTGGTGCAGTTGAGAGTATTTTGTCCTATCCAGCCATGATGTCTCATGCTTCTATGCCAAAGGAAGTTCGGAGTGAACGAGGGATTACTGACGGTTTGCTACGTTTCTCTGTTGGTCTTGAAGACATTGATGATCTTATTGCCGATCTAGAACAAGCATTAGAAAATAACTAA